Proteins from one Deinococcus actinosclerus genomic window:
- a CDS encoding PadR family transcriptional regulator: protein MNPDLLRGNLDLILLTLLEQQPLYGFAIIQAARDRTGGYFDFKEGSLYPALHRLEAEGLLAAQHGESGRNGKPRKYYAITDRGRETLNAKRQEFAAFTGAVHRLGGTGA, encoded by the coding sequence ATGAACCCAGACCTGCTGCGCGGCAACCTCGACCTCATTCTCCTGACCCTCCTCGAACAGCAGCCCCTCTACGGCTTCGCGATCATCCAGGCCGCCCGCGACCGCACCGGCGGGTACTTCGACTTCAAGGAAGGCAGCCTCTACCCCGCCCTGCACCGCCTGGAAGCCGAAGGGCTGCTCGCCGCGCAGCACGGCGAGAGCGGCCGCAACGGCAAACCCCGCAAGTACTACGCCATCACCGACCGGGGCCGCGAAACCCTGAACGCCAAACGGCAGGAATTCGCCGCCTTCACCGGCGCCGTCCACCGGCTCGGCGGGACCGGCGCGTGA
- a CDS encoding NAD(P)/FAD-dependent oxidoreductase, with translation MKTLILGAGYSGLAVATKMKPAPGLEALMVEQNAYHTFETRLHEAAAHNTPVTLPLAPLLRGTGVNLEKAQVEAVNLDEREVKLKDGRVLTYDTLVVGLGSVTNFYRIPGLAENASELKQLSDADEIFNFVNRAYTTEYQGNRDIVVGGAGLTGVELVTELAQRAQLLTKERGLPPFNIYLVEAGPKILPILDDALRAKAQKTLEEYGIHILVGHRITQATADTVTVQTADGQQKTIGAGKIIWTGGIQARDIVSGSKLEKGPGGRIAVDDKLRAKGYPEVFVIGDMGLALNQEGKPVPTTAQHAGQQGRLTGKNIMRLVRGEEPESYEPTTLGEFVSLGGLMAVGWMKLPWNQKLAITGGIAHVMKRASEWRWRISID, from the coding sequence ATGAAGACCCTCATCCTCGGTGCTGGTTACTCCGGCCTTGCCGTCGCCACCAAAATGAAGCCCGCCCCCGGCCTCGAAGCCCTGATGGTGGAGCAGAACGCGTACCACACCTTTGAGACCCGCCTGCACGAAGCGGCGGCGCACAACACCCCCGTCACGCTGCCGCTGGCGCCCCTGCTGCGCGGCACCGGCGTGAACCTCGAAAAGGCGCAGGTCGAAGCCGTCAACCTCGACGAGCGTGAAGTCAAGCTCAAGGATGGCCGCGTCCTCACCTACGACACCCTCGTCGTGGGCCTGGGCAGCGTCACCAACTTCTACCGCATCCCCGGCTTGGCCGAGAACGCCTCCGAACTCAAGCAGCTCAGCGACGCCGACGAGATCTTCAACTTCGTCAACCGCGCCTACACCACCGAGTACCAGGGCAACCGCGACATCGTCGTGGGCGGCGCCGGCCTCACCGGCGTGGAACTCGTCACCGAGCTCGCCCAGCGCGCCCAGCTCCTGACCAAGGAACGCGGCCTGCCCCCCTTCAACATCTACCTCGTGGAAGCCGGCCCCAAGATCCTCCCGATCCTCGACGACGCCCTGCGCGCCAAGGCCCAGAAGACCCTCGAGGAATACGGCATCCACATCCTCGTCGGGCACCGCATCACGCAGGCCACCGCCGACACCGTCACCGTGCAGACCGCCGACGGCCAGCAGAAGACCATCGGCGCCGGCAAGATCATCTGGACCGGCGGCATCCAGGCCCGCGACATCGTCAGCGGCAGCAAACTGGAGAAAGGCCCCGGCGGCCGCATCGCCGTGGACGACAAGCTGCGCGCCAAGGGCTACCCCGAGGTGTTCGTGATCGGCGATATGGGCCTCGCGCTGAACCAGGAAGGCAAACCCGTGCCCACCACCGCGCAGCACGCCGGACAGCAGGGCCGCCTGACCGGGAAGAACATCATGCGCCTCGTGCGCGGCGAGGAACCCGAATCCTACGAGCCCACCACCCTGGGCGAGTTCGTGAGCCTGGGCGGCCTGATGGCCGTCGGCTGGATGAAACTCCCCTGGAACCAGAAGCTCGCCATCACCGGCGGCATCGCGCACGTCATGAAACGCGCGAGCGAATGGCGCTGGCGCATCAGCATCGACTGA
- a CDS encoding MFS transporter, translated as MTSPAPAARLSPTAALILLALSVVLGMSPWFSAAAALPQLREGWGLNAFQGSWLTLAVQLGFVLGAVLSAALNLADRAQPRALIAAGALLAAGANAALLLHPGLWGALLARAGVGAALALVYPPALRAMSTYFVRGRGMALGVMVGALTLGSASPHLVNGLGGADWRVVVGVTSALAALGGLLALPVPPGPLATKAPPFRPAQAWRVLTARGPALATLGYLGHMWELYAMWTWFALFFGGVLSGAGQPDALRGAALATFGVVGVGALGCGVGGVLGDRWGRTRLTELSMWLSGGAALLLAGLLLWGNPAPGVVLALSLFWGFWIIADSAQFSTVISEIAPGPYVGTAMTAQLALGFTLTAVTIAVVPPLLPRLGWGGLFALWALGPLLGALAMRALRGTPDAARIAGGRG; from the coding sequence ATGACCTCACCTGCCCCTGCCGCCCGCCTGTCCCCGACCGCCGCGCTGATCCTGCTGGCCCTGAGCGTGGTGCTCGGCATGAGCCCGTGGTTCAGTGCGGCCGCCGCGCTGCCGCAGCTGCGTGAAGGCTGGGGCCTGAACGCCTTCCAGGGGTCGTGGCTGACGCTGGCGGTGCAGCTGGGCTTCGTGCTGGGGGCGGTCCTGAGTGCCGCGCTGAACCTCGCCGACCGGGCGCAGCCGCGCGCGTTGATCGCGGCGGGCGCGCTGCTGGCGGCGGGCGCGAACGCGGCCCTGCTGCTGCACCCCGGCCTGTGGGGGGCGCTGCTGGCCCGGGCGGGCGTGGGGGCGGCGCTGGCGCTCGTGTACCCTCCGGCGCTGCGGGCCATGAGCACCTACTTCGTGCGGGGGCGGGGAATGGCGCTGGGGGTGATGGTGGGCGCGCTGACGCTGGGGTCGGCCAGCCCGCACCTGGTGAACGGGCTGGGCGGGGCGGACTGGCGGGTGGTGGTGGGCGTGACGAGTGCGCTGGCGGCGCTGGGTGGGCTGCTGGCGCTACCGGTCCCGCCGGGGCCACTGGCGACGAAGGCCCCGCCGTTCCGTCCGGCGCAGGCGTGGCGGGTCCTGACGGCGCGCGGCCCGGCGCTGGCGACCCTGGGGTACCTGGGGCACATGTGGGAGCTGTACGCCATGTGGACGTGGTTCGCGCTGTTCTTCGGCGGGGTGCTGAGCGGGGCGGGTCAGCCGGACGCGCTGCGGGGCGCGGCGCTGGCGACCTTCGGCGTGGTGGGGGTGGGCGCGCTGGGCTGCGGGGTGGGCGGCGTGCTGGGGGACCGCTGGGGCCGCACGCGCCTGACGGAGCTATCCATGTGGCTGTCGGGCGGCGCGGCGCTGCTCCTGGCCGGGCTGCTGCTGTGGGGCAATCCGGCTCCGGGCGTGGTGCTGGCGCTGAGTCTGTTCTGGGGATTCTGGATCATCGCGGACAGCGCGCAGTTCAGCACGGTCATCAGTGAGATCGCGCCGGGACCGTACGTGGGGACGGCGATGACGGCGCAGCTGGCCCTGGGGTTCACGCTGACCGCCGTGACGATCGCGGTGGTGCCGCCGCTGCTGCCGCGCCTGGGCTGGGGGGGGCTGTTCGCGCTGTGGGCGCTGGGGCCGCTGCTGGGGGCGCTGGCGATGCGGGCGCTGCGGGGCACGCCGGACGCCGCGCGGATTGCCGGCGGGCGGGGGTAG